The Aeromicrobium senzhongii genome includes a window with the following:
- a CDS encoding helix-turn-helix transcriptional regulator, which produces MNSERPRYLSIDDLANELQIPKKTIYNWRSVRPQLGPRGFQVGRHVRFRREDVDRWVEGLLGDPET; this is translated from the coding sequence ATGAACAGTGAACGCCCCCGGTACCTGAGCATCGACGATCTCGCGAATGAGCTCCAGATACCGAAGAAAACCATTTACAACTGGCGATCCGTTCGACCTCAACTCGGCCCGCGAGGCTTCCAAGTGGGTAGGCATGTGCGGTTCCGCCGAGAAGATGTCGACCGCTGGGTCGAGGGCCTCCTGGGGGATCCCGAAACGTAG